From the genome of Cinclus cinclus chromosome 12, bCinCin1.1, whole genome shotgun sequence, one region includes:
- the GPR27 gene encoding probable G-protein coupled receptor 27, giving the protein MANSSELGSSSSPHLPSAGGLLSASGLKLATLGLILCVSLAGNVLFAWLILKDRHLHRAPYYLLLDLCLADGLRSLACFPFVMLSVRSGAAWPHGPLSCKVLAFLAVLFCFHAAFLLFCVGVTRYMAIAHHRFYAKRMTGWTCLAVVCMVWTLSMAMAFPPVFDVGTYKFIREEEQCIFEHRYVKANDTLGFMLMLAAVIAATHLVYIKLLFFIHGHRKMKPAQLVPAISQNWTFHGPGATGQAAANWTAGFGRGPTPPTLVGIRQATHSQIKRLLVLEEFKMEKRLCKMFYMITLLFLLLWSPYIVACYLRVFIKASSIPQVYLTTSVWMTFAQAGVNPILCFIFNKELRVCLRAHFPCCQSIQSTQGTILCDLKSFGM; this is encoded by the coding sequence ATGGCGAACAGCAGcgagctggggagcagcagcagcccgcACCTGCCCAGCGCCGGCGGCCTGCTGAGCGCCTCCGGGCTAAAGCTCGCCACGCTGGGGCTGATCCTCTGCGTCAGCCTGGCCGGCAACGTGCTCTTCGCCTGGCTCATCCTCAAGGACCGGCACCTGCACCGCGCGCCCTACTACCTGCTGCTGGACCTCTGCCTGGCCGACGGGCTCCGCTCGCTCGCCTGCTTCCCCTTCGTCATGCTGTCGGTTCGCAGCGGGGCCGCCTGGCCCCACGGGCCCCTCAGCTGTAAGGTGCTGGCCTTCCTGGCCGTGCTCTTCTGCTTCCACGCCGCCTTCCTGCTCTTCTGCGTGGGGGTCACGCGCTACATGGCCATCGCCCACCACCGCTTCTACGCCAAGCGCATGACGGGCTGGACCTGCCTGGCTGTGGTGTGCATGGTGTGGACCCTCTCCATGGCCATGGCCTTTCCCCCCGTCTTTGACGTGGGCACCTACAAGTTCATCCGGGAGGAGGAACAGTGCATCTTCGAGCACCGCTACGTCAAGGCCAACGACACGCTGGGCTTCATGCTCATGCTGGCGGCCGTCATCGCCGCCACCCACCTGGTCTACATCAAGCTGCTCTTCTTTATCCACGGCCACCGCAAGATGAAGCCGGCCCAGCTGGTACCGGCCATCAGCCAGAACTGGACCTTCCACGGGCCGGGAGCCACCGGCCAAGCGGCTGCGAACTGGACGGCTGGCTTTGGCAGGGGGCCCACGCCGCCCACCCTCGTGGGCATAAGGCAGGCCACCCACAGCCAGATCAAgaggctgctggtgctggaggagTTTAAGATGGAGAAAAGGCTCTGCAAGATGTTCTACATGATCACCTTGCTCTTCTTGCTGCTCTGGTCCCCCTACATTGTGGCCTGCTACCTGCGGGTCTTCATTAAggccagctccatcccccaggTGTACCTGACCACCTCCGTCTGGATGACTTTTGCCCAGGCAGGGGTCAACCCGATCCTCTGCTTCATCTTCAACAAGGAGCTCAGGGTCTGTCTCCGAGCCCACTTCCCATGCTGCCAAAGCATCCAGAGCACCCAGGGCACCATCCTTTGCGATCTCAAGAGCTTTGGGATGTAG